AGATTTTGTCTGTTAATTTTTTACCAGTAAGTTCGATTTTAGAAGCGTTGATGATGATCACATGGTCACCAGTATCAACGTGTGGTGTGTAAGTTGGTTTATGTTTACCGCGTAAGATTGCAGCTACTTCGCTGGCAAGACGACCTAAAGTTTTACCTTCAGCGTCTACAACGTACCATTTACGCTCTACTTCATTTGCTTTTGCCATATACGTAGTACGCATGATTTACCCTCCTAAAAATAAAAATTCCTTTTCACCTGTATTTATTTTTAACACGATTAAGTTCCGGGGC
This Bacillus sp. (in: firmicutes) DNA region includes the following protein-coding sequences:
- the rplM gene encoding 50S ribosomal protein L13 encodes the protein MRTTYMAKANEVERKWYVVDAEGKTLGRLASEVAAILRGKHKPTYTPHVDTGDHVIIINASKIELTGKKLTDKIYYRHSQHPGGLKARTALEMRTNYPEKMLELAIKGMLPKGSLGRQMFKKLHVYAGPEHPHQAQKPEVYELRG